The segment AGTCTTCGAATTTTAGCGCCGGTGCCGGGGAAACCGGTGGTGGGTATCGAAATTCCCAACACGAAAAAAGAGACGGTTTATTTCAAAGAGATCATCAATTGCGACGATTTTATGGAATCGGAATCGGTCCTTCCCCTTGCCATCGGCAAGGACAATATCGGTCAGCCTGTGGTTCAGGACCTGGCGACGATTCCGCATTTGTTGATGGCCGGATCGACGGGGTCGGGAAAGAGCGTCGGCATGAACGCCATGATATGCAGTATCCTGTTGAACGCGTCTCCCGATGAAGTGAAGATGATCATGATCGATCCAAAAATGCTGGAGTTGTCCATCTACGACGGCCTCCCGCACCTGATCGCACCCGTGGTCACCAACCCGAAAAAGGCGGCGGGTGCCCTGCAATGGGCGGTAGCCGAAATGGAAGCCCGCTACAAGATGATGGCCGAAGCGGGCGTTCGAAACATCAAGGGGTTCAACGAGCACGTGGAAGTTCTTGAGGAAGAGTACGATGAGAAAATTCTTGCGGCGGAGAAATTGCGTCTTAAAAACTCCAAGGTTGAAGATGACGACGAGGAAGAGGATGACGATGACATCCCCGAACCACCAATGAAACTTCCTTATATAGTGATCCTCATCGATGAGTTGGCGGATTTGATGATGGTCGCCGGCAAGGGAGTGGAGGAGTGTCTGACTCGATTGGCGCAAATGGCAAGAGCCGCAGGCATTCATTTGATCGTTGCCACCCAGCGGCCTTCGGTGGATGTTTTAACGGGTATCATCAAGGCCAATTTTCCTGCGCGTATTGCCTACAAGGTCATTTCAAGAGTGGACTCGCGCACGATCTTAGACAGCATGGGAGCGGATAAGCTTCTCGGAAAGGGGGATATGTTGTTTCTCCCGCCAGGCACGTCCCGATTGCGGAGGATTCACGGATGTATGGTGAGCGACGATGAAATCAACCGGATCGTCGATTATATAAAGAAACAACAATCTCCGGATTATGAGGAAAATATTTTCGACTCGGTTGCTCTCGAGGAAGAAGAGGCTGAGGAAGAGGAGGAGTTCGATGAAAAATATGATGAGGCCGTGGCGCTGGTCGCGAAAGAAAGACAGGCATCGATTTCCTATATCCAGAGAAGAATGCGTATCGGCTACAACCGCGCGGCTAGAATTGTCGAATGCATGGAAAGAGAGGGTGTGGTGGGGCCGTCAGATGGATCCCGGCCGCGCGAGGTCTATGTCAAACCTATATTATTGGAAGACTAAAATGACTCACTACCGGGCTGTCGCAGCGTTTTTTCTTCTCTTTGCGGTGCTGGTGTCCGCAACGGCCGAGGCTGGAATGTACTCGTGGACGGATGACAAGGGCGCCATTCATTTTACAGACGATGTCCATAAAATCCCGGAAGAATACCGCCAGGGGGACAAGCGTTTCAAAAAATACCGGTCCGCCCGTCCGCCTTCCTCTCTCCCCCTGTTGGAGAAGCCGGTGCCATCCTCGTATTCGCCAGGAATCTCCGGGGCTCGGGAATATGTGGTTCCGATGATTTCAACAGACAGTGGAAATTTTTTGGTGGAAGTCACTTTTAATAATCGCGTTAAAGCCAACTTAATGGTGGATACCGGCGCTTCACTGGTGACGATTTCAGGCAGGCTGGCAAAGAAACTGGGATATCGATTTGGTTCCAAAGCGCCGCAGATTCCATTTACAACTGCCGGAGGCGTCGTGTGGATGCCGATGCTGGCTTTGGACAATGTGAAAATCGGAGGCGCCGGAGTGGACCTGGTGGAAGCCAGCGTCAACGACCATTTGGGCGAAATTGACGGACTTTTGGGTATGAGTTTTCTCGGGGATTTCCGCATGGAAATGGACAAGTCGCGTTCGCAAATGATATTAAGACCCATCGGGAATCCCAGCGATCGCCAATGGGCCGGAAAACCGGGCCTCTGGTGGGAGACGCGTTTTTCAGGGTATGTCCGGAAAATTAAGGACTTTCAGGCCGAGGCAAAAACCATGCAACAGTCGGGACATCCCATGGCGGGAAATATCGAAAGAATGGTCGGTTTTTATGAAGACCTTCACAGCAAGCTGGACCAGGTTGCTTCCCGGGCAGGGGTTCCCATGCTCCATCGTTCTTATCCCTAGCAGTCACATTGCAAACCGAATTTTCTCCTTCAAAAAACGCATCCGGACGGGCGGAATCCCCCGTTCTTTTCATTTTAATGGGGGCGAGCAATCTGGCGCGGGGTT is part of the Nitrospinaceae bacterium genome and harbors:
- a CDS encoding DNA translocase FtsK, whose amino-acid sequence is MNDKNFSGLLRDFFGILFVALTLFSFLSLITYSPGDPSLNNAVSGKNKVVNLGGLVGAYISDSLVQMFGTGAFFFPILTLILGWAFIRGKQFVHWPWVLCSGVLFLISLCALSAALLDADLYFGKKVQSGGMAGSLLGSFLVHWLNKGGAVLTLATFMFLALLGMTGISANSLIDGVRDAVAGLFRSMFSAAGSVRESFHEWREQIKNDRLQREENEEEEEEEELVAEPIIIGSTPPPLIIQPVKKNNKKVEEEFEEEEEDEEEFYVDEEELLPDEESEEYCVPPASLLEDAPEHEDPEELREEILANSAILEQKLADFGIQGRVVQVLPGPVITLFEYEPAPGIKVSRILGLSDDLALAMRATSLRILAPVPGKPVVGIEIPNTKKETVYFKEIINCDDFMESESVLPLAIGKDNIGQPVVQDLATIPHLLMAGSTGSGKSVGMNAMICSILLNASPDEVKMIMIDPKMLELSIYDGLPHLIAPVVTNPKKAAGALQWAVAEMEARYKMMAEAGVRNIKGFNEHVEVLEEEYDEKILAAEKLRLKNSKVEDDDEEEDDDDIPEPPMKLPYIVILIDELADLMMVAGKGVEECLTRLAQMARAAGIHLIVATQRPSVDVLTGIIKANFPARIAYKVISRVDSRTILDSMGADKLLGKGDMLFLPPGTSRLRRIHGCMVSDDEINRIVDYIKKQQSPDYEENIFDSVALEEEEAEEEEEFDEKYDEAVALVAKERQASISYIQRRMRIGYNRAARIVECMEREGVVGPSDGSRPREVYVKPILLED